A section of the Microbacterium forte genome encodes:
- a CDS encoding DUF2470 domain-containing protein — translation MPHIFEADVVSAILRHMNGDHTDDNLLITRAFSAVEDDEITDAVMTDLDGDGGVWKVTRSGVASELRIAWPSGSITERPAVRREVVALYDLACEKLGVEPRPHA, via the coding sequence ATGCCCCACATCTTCGAGGCCGACGTCGTCTCCGCCATCCTGCGCCACATGAACGGCGACCACACCGACGACAATCTGCTCATCACGCGCGCCTTCTCGGCCGTCGAGGACGACGAGATCACGGATGCCGTGATGACGGACCTCGATGGCGACGGCGGCGTCTGGAAGGTCACCCGCTCGGGGGTCGCCTCCGAGCTGCGCATCGCGTGGCCCTCGGGCTCGATCACCGAGCGCCCGGCTGTGCGCCGCGAGGTCGTCGCACTCTACGATCTCGCGTGCGAGAAGCTCGGGGTCGAGCCGCGTCCGCACGCATGA
- a CDS encoding serine hydrolase domain-containing protein produces the protein MQLLSSRTFRAAAAGVAALGLFLTGCTAEPEFSYEPPSQVEGALPDDTVAAMEAAVANALAASGASGAVVGVWAPWSGSWVTGVGTQGPGSDEEISTDMAFRVADMTRLMTCDVLYGLADEGVVELDDLVPEYVSGVADMKDITLLDLCNSTSGVGSSEATAQASWFTTPERVWAPLELASYGLGAPRATPKTTYTNSDAGYLLLGLALERASGLTASELIAEYVTEPLGLAATSLPSPAAAAPSTGPVMNGHYLTPVEGGYDCAAPTDITTLSSSTGYTDSGVVSTIDDLGRYAQAEAAQKLRTKDEPNRFGSPLPQSPEAPSWFQATGGALLVGSMIGQSGWTPGYQTSAFSDPESGFTVAVSLNDSTTGGLTAMFLAWELAAIASKAPAAAGETAPEFGLPFTAEQYHQEITDSAIACVAPPAG, from the coding sequence ATGCAGCTTCTCTCGTCGCGCACGTTCCGCGCAGCAGCGGCCGGCGTCGCCGCGCTCGGACTCTTCCTCACCGGTTGCACCGCCGAGCCGGAGTTCAGTTACGAGCCGCCGTCTCAGGTCGAGGGCGCACTGCCCGACGACACCGTCGCCGCCATGGAGGCGGCCGTCGCCAACGCGCTCGCCGCGTCGGGGGCGTCGGGCGCTGTCGTGGGCGTCTGGGCTCCCTGGAGCGGCAGCTGGGTCACCGGCGTCGGCACGCAGGGCCCCGGCTCCGATGAGGAGATCAGCACCGACATGGCCTTCCGTGTCGCGGACATGACCCGGCTCATGACGTGCGACGTGCTCTACGGCCTCGCAGACGAGGGCGTGGTCGAACTCGACGACCTCGTGCCGGAGTACGTCTCGGGCGTCGCCGACATGAAGGACATCACGCTCCTCGATCTGTGCAACAGCACGAGCGGGGTCGGCTCGTCCGAGGCCACCGCGCAGGCCTCGTGGTTCACCACCCCCGAGCGCGTGTGGGCGCCGCTCGAGCTCGCCTCCTACGGCCTCGGCGCCCCGCGCGCGACGCCGAAGACGACATACACGAACTCGGACGCCGGCTACCTGCTGCTCGGCCTCGCCCTCGAGCGCGCGTCGGGCCTCACGGCATCCGAGCTGATCGCCGAGTACGTGACCGAGCCGCTCGGTCTCGCCGCCACGTCGCTGCCCTCGCCGGCCGCGGCTGCGCCCTCGACCGGTCCGGTCATGAACGGGCACTACCTGACGCCCGTCGAAGGCGGATACGACTGCGCGGCTCCGACCGACATCACCACGCTGTCGTCGAGCACCGGCTACACCGACTCCGGCGTCGTGTCGACGATCGATGACCTCGGCCGCTACGCCCAGGCCGAGGCCGCACAGAAGCTGCGGACGAAGGATGAGCCGAATCGCTTCGGATCCCCGTTGCCGCAGAGCCCCGAGGCGCCCTCGTGGTTCCAGGCCACCGGAGGAGCCCTGCTCGTCGGCTCGATGATCGGACAGTCGGGGTGGACCCCCGGGTACCAGACGTCGGCGTTCTCCGACCCCGAGAGCGGCTTCACGGTCGCGGTGTCGCTCAACGACTCGACGACCGGCGGGCTGACCGCGATGTTCCTGGCATGGGAGCTGGCCGCGATCGCATCGAAGGCTCCCGCAGCCGCAGGCGAGACGGCCCCCGAGTTCGGGCTGCCGTTCACGGCCGAGCAGTACCACCAGGAGATCACCGATTCCGCGATCGCCTGCGTCGCACCGCCCGCCGGCTGA
- the corA gene encoding magnesium/cobalt transporter CorA — protein sequence MAIIDNAIYVDGIRTQNPRSLSETFEVLRERGGMSWIGLYRPSEAEIREVADEFGIHALVVEDALSGHQRSKLERYGEVLFMVLRSARYLDEAEEVEFGEIHVLVGPDFVVTIRHAESPDLGRVRRRLEDDPGLLKLGPEAVLYAILDEVVDEYAPVLAGLENDIDEIESQLFEDGVDATQRIYELGREVIDFQRAVQPLAGMLDSLLRGSAKYQVDEELQRYLRDVLDHTLRVSERANTFRTVLDSALTVESTIVARRQNEEMRRMTELSIRQNDEVKKISGWAAILFAPTLVGTVYGMNFDHMPELHWTLGYPMAIALMVGMGVGLYWAFKRKGWL from the coding sequence ATGGCGATCATCGACAACGCGATCTATGTCGACGGCATCCGCACCCAGAATCCGCGGAGCCTCAGCGAGACCTTCGAGGTGCTGCGCGAACGCGGGGGCATGAGCTGGATCGGCCTGTATCGGCCGAGCGAGGCCGAGATCCGCGAGGTGGCCGACGAGTTCGGCATCCACGCGCTCGTCGTCGAAGATGCCCTCTCGGGTCACCAGCGCTCGAAGCTCGAGCGCTACGGCGAGGTGCTGTTCATGGTGCTCCGCTCCGCCCGGTATCTGGATGAGGCGGAGGAGGTCGAGTTCGGGGAGATCCACGTGCTCGTGGGGCCGGACTTCGTGGTCACCATCCGCCACGCGGAGTCGCCTGACCTCGGGCGCGTTCGGCGCCGCCTCGAAGACGACCCGGGGCTGCTGAAGCTCGGCCCTGAGGCCGTGCTCTATGCGATCCTCGACGAGGTCGTCGACGAGTACGCACCGGTGCTGGCCGGCCTCGAGAACGACATCGACGAGATCGAGAGCCAGCTCTTCGAAGACGGGGTGGACGCCACGCAGCGCATCTACGAGCTCGGTCGCGAGGTGATCGACTTCCAGCGTGCGGTGCAGCCTCTGGCGGGGATGCTCGACTCGCTGCTGCGGGGGTCGGCGAAGTACCAGGTCGACGAGGAGCTGCAGCGGTATCTCCGCGACGTGCTCGACCACACCCTGCGCGTGTCGGAGCGCGCGAACACTTTCCGCACGGTGCTCGACAGCGCCCTGACCGTCGAGTCGACGATCGTGGCGCGGCGGCAGAACGAGGAGATGCGGCGGATGACCGAGCTGAGCATCCGTCAGAACGACGAGGTGAAGAAGATCTCGGGCTGGGCGGCGATCCTCTTCGCGCCGACTCTCGTCGGCACGGTCTACGGCATGAACTTCGACCACATGCCCGAGCTGCACTGGACGCTCGGCTACCCGATGGCGATCGCGCTCATGGTGGGGATGG